In Melanotaenia boesemani isolate fMelBoe1 chromosome 7, fMelBoe1.pri, whole genome shotgun sequence, a single window of DNA contains:
- the LOC121643557 gene encoding uncharacterized protein LOC121643557 — protein sequence MIKMMVIILLPLFSACVSVGLSSDTFREEYGNKYKIRVLIWVHSIEFVPKYSTETSVLWKRDNPEASKDTRRKMEGYYYVIYNVTQKDSGRYILRNSDETTFSTKTVEVVANTRTISLMSGEQLAFSFDLEPNSCNIYFFPEFDHEIQIVRQGVLLLDSDQSGCVGFKLLKPCWISNKAAQMSCAGRFEVRDHDDKALTVLLEMKPSKFNSTYLFAGIGSLVFALLSCCLKYCCCGKGSSKKDSTESAAESDAAAAPDNNDQPSVYYHKYDQEPVGLRPNQPTEPSETPCHTETSHAASDLLIHNPPTELPPPYSEVSAPAEQTDAPTFPLCSDQEPQFKIKGINFNMNTHHTDVYTSDKLNFL from the exons ATGATAAAGATGATGGTGATAATACTTTTGCCGTTATTCAGTGCCTGTGTTAGTGTAG GCCTTTCATCTGACACTTTCAGGGAAGAATATGGGAACAAATATAAGATAAGAGTACTCATTTGGGTTCATTCCATTGAATTTGTGCCCAAGTACAGCACAGAAACATCAGTCCTGTGGAAACGTGACAACCCTGAGGCCAGCAAGGACACCAGGAGGAAGATGGAAGGGTACTACTATGTGATATataatgtcacacaaaaagACAGCGGCCGGTATATATTAAGGAACAGCGATGAGACCACTTTTTCAACGAAGACCGTTGAGGTAGTAG CCAACACCCGAACCATCAGTCTGATGTCTGGGGAACAACTCGCCTTCAGTTTCGATCTGGAGCCAAACTCCTGCAACATTTACTTCTTTCCAGAATTTGATCATGAGATTCAGATAGTTCGTCAAGGCGTGTTGCTGCTGGATTCAGACCAGTCTGGTTGCGTGGGGTTTAAGCTTTTAAAGCCATGTTGGATTTCCAATAAGGCTGCCCAAATGTCATGTGCCGGACGCTTTGAGGTCAGAGATCACGATGACAAGGCCTTGACGGTGTTACTAGAAATGAAGC CTTCTAAATTTAATTCCACCTACCTCTTTGCTGGTATTGGCTCTTTAGTCTTTGCACTTTTGAGCTGTTGCTTGAAGTATTGCTGCTGTGGGAAGGGATCCTCAAAAAAGGACAGCACAGAGTCTGCTGCCGagtctgatgctgctgctgctcctgatAATAATGACCAACCATCTGTGTATTATCATAAG TATGACCAAGAACCTGTTGGACTGAGGCCAAACCAACCCACTGAGCCCTCTGAGACACCCTGCCACACCGAAACTTCTCATGCTGCATCTGATCTGCTG ATACATAATCCTCCAACTGAACTGCCACCTCCTTATTCTGAG gtttcAGCTCCGGCAGAACAAACGGATGCTCCAACTTTCCCACTTTGTTCTGACCAAGAGccacaatttaaaataaaggggATAAATTTTAACATGAATACCCATCACACCGATGTTTATACCTCAGACAAATTAAACTTCCTCTGA